A genomic stretch from Xenopus laevis strain J_2021 chromosome 6S, Xenopus_laevis_v10.1, whole genome shotgun sequence includes:
- the tex10.S gene encoding testis expressed 10 S homeolog (The RefSeq protein has 1 frameshift compared to this genomic sequence), translating to MTSKRKRQEDFQRVKLKVGRKKSKADHITDTSFKSKCIHLSKQLKDGQSSLTNERKLNITDLLSQMHHYNAGIKHSALVGLKELLTTYPSIIESHISNIISEIGAVFTDKDSAVRKAAVFLLQYLVPKITPDKIAPFFPLVSAHLSSAMTHIIMDIQKDSLQILDIFLEEYPELLIDRSNMLLNNFLELISHQKTSKEFKRRDEKSSWTLAVSVDQKIISQNWRLNVLIRLKKFLYAFARHVAKKTSLMMNLQRHQKKSLQENLKMYLG from the exons ATGACTAGTAAACGCAAGCGTCAAGAAGATTTTCAGAGGGTAAAACTGAAGGTTGGACGGAAAAAATCGAAAGCTGATCATATTACCGACACCAGTTTTAAGTCAAAATGTATTCATCTGAGCAAGCAACTTAAGGATGGCCAGTCATCTCTTACCAATGAGCGAAAGTTAAACATCACG gatCTTCTCTCACAGATGCATCATTACAATGCTGGAATTAAGCACAGTGCTCTTGTTGGTCTTAAAGAACTTCTTACTACCTATCCTTCAATAATCGAATCACATATTTCAAATATAATCAGTGAAATTGGTGCTGTATTTACAGATAAAGACTCGGCTGTTAGAAAAGCTGCTGTTTTTCTCTTACAATATTTGGTTCCAAAAATTACTCCTGATAAAATTGCCCCTTTTTTTCCTCTTGTAAGTGCCCATCTATCCAGTGCAATGACTCATATAATAATGGATATTCAGAAAGACTCATTACAGATATTGGATATTTTTTTAGAAGAGTATCCAGAATTACTTATTGACCGCAGCAACATGTTGTTAAACAATTTTTTGGAGCTTATTTCCCATCAGAAGACCTCCAAGGAATTTAAGAGAAGAGATGAAAAATCTAGTTGGACATTGGCTGTCAGTGTTGACCAAAAGATTATTTCTCAAAACTGGAGATTAAATGTCCTCATTAGGCTGAAAAAGTTTCTTTATGCATTTGCCAGACATGTTGCAAAAA CATCCCTGATGATGAATTTACAGAGACATCAAAAAAAAAGCCTACAAGAGAATCTCAAGATGTATCTTGGATAA